A single window of Paenibacillus sp. FSL H8-0537 DNA harbors:
- a CDS encoding sugar ABC transporter ATP-binding protein, protein MPEHPAYVLEMNNISKSFPGVKALDDVTLKLRPGTVHALMGENGAGKSTLMKCLFGIYKPDGGEIMLGGQLVQINSSKDALALGVSMIHQELNPVPQRDVMENIWLGRFPTRGLGPLQFIDHRKMQEDTVKLLKDLEMDIHPKQKVGDLSVSKIQSLEIAKAVSFHSKVIVMDEPTSSLTGNEVEQLFRIINELRRRGVSIIYISHKMEEILRISDDVTIMRDGKHVGTWEAKELTIDTIITRMVGRDLSNRYPERTNVPGEVLLRAEGLTSVHPHSFKDVSFELRKGEILGLGGLVGAQRTEVIEALFGMRALKQGSIHLHGKKIKVKAPSDAIRQGIALLTEERRVTGIFPVLTIAENTVIANLSRFKTPYGLISNGRIGEVSQQSVEKFRVKTPSTKQLIRNLSGGNQQKVLLARWLLTDPEVLLLDEPTRGIDIGAKYEIYSFMIELARQGKSIIMISSEMPELIGMSDRIIVMREGRISGIVDGKAATEEEIMRLAAQ, encoded by the coding sequence ATGCCAGAGCATCCGGCTTATGTGCTAGAGATGAATAACATCTCCAAATCTTTTCCCGGCGTGAAGGCGCTCGACGATGTGACGCTGAAGCTGCGGCCCGGTACGGTACATGCCTTAATGGGTGAAAATGGTGCAGGGAAATCGACGCTGATGAAATGTCTGTTCGGCATCTACAAGCCCGACGGCGGCGAGATTATGCTCGGTGGGCAGCTCGTGCAAATCAACAGCTCGAAGGACGCATTGGCCCTCGGGGTGTCGATGATCCATCAGGAGCTGAACCCGGTGCCGCAGCGCGATGTCATGGAAAATATCTGGCTCGGGCGATTCCCGACTAGAGGTCTGGGGCCTTTGCAATTCATCGACCACCGCAAAATGCAGGAGGATACGGTGAAGCTGCTCAAAGATCTGGAGATGGATATTCATCCGAAACAAAAGGTAGGCGACCTGTCCGTATCCAAAATTCAATCGCTGGAAATCGCCAAAGCGGTATCGTTTCATTCGAAGGTCATCGTCATGGACGAACCGACCTCCTCGCTCACGGGCAATGAAGTGGAGCAGCTGTTCCGCATCATTAATGAGCTGCGGCGGCGCGGCGTATCGATCATTTATATATCCCACAAAATGGAAGAGATTCTACGTATTTCAGATGATGTAACGATTATGCGCGATGGCAAGCATGTTGGCACTTGGGAAGCGAAGGAGCTGACGATCGATACAATCATTACCCGTATGGTGGGCAGGGACTTATCGAATCGTTACCCGGAGCGGACGAACGTGCCGGGCGAGGTGCTGCTGCGGGCGGAGGGCCTAACTTCGGTGCATCCGCATTCGTTTAAGGATGTTTCGTTTGAGCTGCGCAAGGGCGAGATTTTGGGACTTGGCGGGCTTGTCGGGGCGCAGCGCACCGAGGTCATTGAAGCGCTGTTTGGCATGCGGGCGCTCAAGCAGGGCAGCATTCATCTGCATGGCAAAAAAATCAAAGTGAAGGCGCCGTCTGACGCCATTCGCCAAGGCATTGCGCTGCTCACCGAGGAGCGGCGGGTTACCGGAATTTTTCCCGTACTGACGATTGCGGAAAATACGGTTATTGCGAATTTAAGCAGGTTCAAGACGCCTTATGGCTTAATTAGCAATGGACGGATTGGCGAAGTGTCGCAGCAAAGCGTAGAGAAGTTTCGGGTCAAAACGCCATCGACCAAGCAGCTGATTCGCAACTTGTCCGGCGGCAACCAGCAGAAGGTGCTGCTCGCCAGATGGCTGCTGACCGATCCGGAGGTGCTGCTGCTGGACGAACCGACGCGAGGCATTGATATTGGAGCGAAATACGAAATTTATTCGTTCATGATCGAGCTTGCAAGGCAGGGCAAAAGCATTATTATGATATCCTCCGAAATGCCGGAGCTGATCGGCATGTCCGACCGCATCATCGTCATGCGCGAGGGACGCATATCTGGCATCGTGGACGGCAAAGCGGCGACGGAAGAAGAAATTATGCGGCTTGCCGCACAATAA
- a CDS encoding galactose ABC transporter substrate-binding protein, producing the protein MKKVTAALLIGALTVAAGCSASNGNTGGTGGDQPKVGVAIYKFDDTFMTGVRNAITEAAAGKVQVDIVDSQNSQPTQNDKVDLFITKKVKSMIINPVDRTAAGVIIDKGKAADIPVVFVNREPLADDMAKWDKVYFVGAKAEESGTMSGDLIVDYWKAHPEADKNGDGVLQYVMLKGEPGHQDAELRTKFSVQAIEDAGIKVEKLAEDTAMWDRVKGQEKMAAFIASHGDKIEAVLANNDDMALGAIEALKAAGYFTGDKYIPVVGVDATAPAIQALDEGTLLGTVLNDATNQGKATVELSRVLAAGETPSKENTGFEITDGKYVWIPYQKVTSANKDEVLK; encoded by the coding sequence ATGAAAAAGGTAACAGCTGCGCTGCTGATCGGTGCATTGACGGTGGCGGCAGGGTGCTCGGCATCAAACGGCAATACAGGGGGAACTGGCGGCGACCAGCCGAAGGTTGGGGTGGCGATTTACAAGTTCGACGATACGTTCATGACGGGAGTCCGCAACGCGATTACGGAAGCAGCGGCAGGCAAGGTACAAGTGGATATCGTAGACAGCCAAAACTCGCAGCCGACACAAAATGACAAGGTTGACCTGTTTATCACCAAGAAGGTCAAATCGATGATCATTAATCCGGTAGACCGTACAGCAGCGGGCGTCATTATTGATAAAGGCAAAGCTGCGGACATTCCAGTCGTGTTCGTTAACCGCGAGCCGCTCGCCGATGATATGGCGAAATGGGATAAGGTGTATTTTGTCGGAGCGAAGGCGGAGGAGTCGGGCACGATGTCCGGCGATCTCATCGTCGATTACTGGAAGGCGCATCCGGAAGCGGATAAGAACGGCGACGGCGTGCTGCAATACGTCATGCTCAAAGGCGAGCCGGGCCATCAGGATGCCGAGCTGCGGACGAAGTTTTCCGTGCAGGCGATTGAGGATGCAGGCATTAAGGTCGAGAAGCTGGCGGAGGATACAGCGATGTGGGACCGCGTAAAAGGCCAGGAAAAAATGGCTGCGTTCATTGCTTCTCATGGCGATAAAATCGAAGCTGTTCTCGCCAATAACGATGATATGGCGCTCGGTGCAATTGAAGCGCTGAAGGCAGCGGGCTATTTTACAGGCGATAAATATATTCCGGTTGTCGGCGTAGATGCTACCGCTCCTGCCATTCAGGCGTTGGATGAAGGTACGCTGCTCGGCACAGTGCTCAACGATGCGACTAACCAAGGCAAGGCGACGGTTGAGCTGTCCCGTGTACTTGCTGCTGGCGAGACGCCGAGCAAGGAGAACACAGGCTTCGAAATTACCGACGGGAAATACGTGTGGATTCCTTACCAGAAGGTAACGAGCGCGAACAAGGATGAAGTGCTGAAATAA
- a CDS encoding substrate-binding domain-containing protein, with amino-acid sequence MSVNRRLGRLAMLCIAAIAAALLLGSCTMQRAEDSAIQRENIDISLLLKRLDGDYWNSVVMGAEAASKEFNVTLHISAPEKLGSPEQQLETAKLAMVHHPDAVVFAAGNDEVIAGIVQAGGTARLPLVAIDTETNTGGINSIITVDHHQAGRAAALKMVELLAGKGSVALLTDGSDDNNQKSREAGIREALAEESGMTVIGSEPCMERNKNCRSVVSSLLNKQQVDGILALNVQAAVAAALEIKKQGLGGGKVKIIAFDSSMELLELLQEDQLQVVLVQNPFSIGYLGIKNAVLALRGEEVPSHVAMETKLINGANLFWPENQRVLFPFIQK; translated from the coding sequence ATGAGCGTAAACCGCAGGTTGGGAAGGCTCGCAATGCTGTGCATTGCGGCTATAGCTGCTGCGCTGCTGCTGGGCTCTTGCACCATGCAGCGGGCAGAGGACAGCGCCATTCAGCGTGAAAATATCGACATCAGCCTGCTGCTCAAGCGGCTGGACGGCGACTACTGGAACTCCGTTGTCATGGGCGCCGAAGCCGCATCGAAGGAGTTTAATGTGACGCTGCATATTTCAGCCCCGGAGAAGCTGGGCAGCCCGGAGCAGCAGCTTGAGACGGCGAAGCTGGCGATGGTGCATCATCCCGACGCAGTCGTGTTCGCCGCAGGCAATGATGAGGTCATTGCGGGCATTGTGCAGGCGGGTGGAACGGCGAGACTGCCTCTGGTCGCCATTGATACGGAGACGAATACCGGCGGTATTAACTCCATCATTACGGTTGACCATCATCAGGCTGGACGCGCTGCCGCGCTCAAAATGGTTGAACTGCTTGCTGGCAAGGGCAGCGTAGCTCTGTTGACAGATGGCTCGGATGATAACAATCAGAAGAGCCGCGAGGCGGGCATTCGGGAGGCGCTGGCTGAGGAGAGCGGGATGACGGTAATCGGCAGTGAGCCATGCATGGAGCGGAATAAAAACTGCCGGAGCGTTGTCAGCAGCTTGCTGAACAAGCAGCAGGTGGATGGCATTTTGGCACTTAATGTGCAGGCGGCTGTTGCTGCTGCGCTGGAAATCAAGAAGCAGGGACTTGGCGGCGGTAAAGTGAAAATTATCGCCTTCGACAGCTCGATGGAGCTGCTTGAACTGCTGCAGGAGGATCAGTTGCAGGTGGTTTTAGTGCAAAATCCATTCAGCATCGGCTATCTCGGCATCAAAAATGCCGTGCTGGCGCTCAGAGGCGAGGAAGTGCCGTCCCACGTTGCAATGGAGACCAAACTGATCAATGGCGCCAATTTATTTTGGCCTGAAAATCAGCGTGTGCTGTTTCCCTTTATCCAGAAGTGA